GGAGTTCCGCACCGTCCTGGGCGCCGACCGTCCGGGCGCCCGGGTCGGGGCACTGGATCACGAGTCGGTCGGCATCAACCCGCTGGAGTGGCTCGACGACAAGTTCTGCAACTACATCGAGGACCGGCGGCGCGAACCGCGCAACGACGTGCTGACCTCGCTGGCGTCGGCGAAGTACCCCGATGGCTCGACGCCGCCCGTCATCGAGGTGGTTCGCTCGGCGACGTTCCTTTTCGCCGCCGGCCAGGAGACCACGGCGAAGCTGCTCAGCGCCGCCCTGCAGGTGCTCGGTGACCGGCAGGACATCCAGCAGGAGCTGCGTGAGGACCGCAGCCTGATCCCCGCCTTCATCGAGGAGTCGCTCCGGATGGATAGCCCGGTTAAGAGCGACTCGCGGCTGGCCCGCAGGGCCACCACCATCGGCGGTGTCGACATCCCGGTGGGCACCGTCGTGATGGTGCTGCCGGGCGCCGCCAATCGCGACCCGCGCCGGTTCGAGAACCCGCACGAGTTCGACCTGCACCGCAAGAACGTGCGGGAACACATGGCGTTTGCCCGCGGCGTCCACTCGTGCCCCGGCGGGCCGCTCGCACGCGTGGAGGGCCGCGTCTCGATCGAGCGCCTGCTGGATCGGATGTCGCACATCGAGATCGACGAAGCCCACCACGGGCCGGCCGGGGAGCGTCACTACACCTACGAGCCGACGTACATCCTGCGCGGCCTGAGCGAACTCCACCTCACGTTCAGCACCGCGGACGCGGTCGCGATCGCGGGCTGAATCACAGGTTCATGCCGACGAAGTAGCAGCCGAGCAGGGCGGCGGCCATCACCACCACCCAGGCGTCGGTCAGCCGGCACAGCAGGACCGGAGCGTTCCGGACCTCCATGAACTCGCGAAAAATGATGCGCACCTTGATGAGTGCGATCACGATGACGCTCGACGTGACGACCGCGCTGGACTTGAGCGAACCCGCGGCCCAGTGGTCGATCCAGAGGTAGCCCAGCGTGAGCGACGCCAGGATCACCCACACCGCCAAGAGCCTCTTGTTGAATTTGATCTCGATCACCTCACCACGTAGAGCAGCGCGAAGATGAGCACCCACAAGAAGTCGACCGTGTGCCAGTAGGTGGCACACGTTTCGACCAGCTCTTGAGATCGCCTCGCGGGGCTCCGAAGCTGATACACCACAATGCCCAACGCGACGAAGCCGATCAGCAGGTGCACGAAGTGGATGCCGGTGAGAAAGAAGTAGTAGGTGAAGAAGTCGTTGCTGTCCAGGCCATTTCCCATGCGGACCAACCGGACCCACTCGAACACCTTGAAGAGGAGGAACACCGTGGCGAACGCGGCCGTGATGAATACGTCCCGCAGCGCCGCACGGTAGGCGCCCGCGCGGGCCGACTGGACACACCGCGCCACCGACCAGGAACTCAGCAGCAAGACGAGGGTGTTGAGAACTCCGATGCGCAGGTCGAGTTGGGCCTGAGAGTGCAGAAAGAGCTCGGGGCTGCGGGCGCGATAGAACAGATAGAAGCCGAAATACCCTGTGAAGACCAGGGTTTCGAACAGAACGAATGCCCACATGTCGGGCTGGCCGGGCACGAACCGGGCACGACCGTTCTTGTCGGCCAGGTCGGTCATTGCGCAGCCACCGCTGTGGGCGCGGGGTCCGGCTTGAGCTCTGGGAGGGGCCCGGCACCGAAATCTTCACGCTGAATCATCCGAAACAGCATCACGATGAAAGTGATTTGGTAGACACCAAACACCACCATGTCCAGCCACCAGGCGATCTGACCGTCCCATGCCAACACGCCCCGCCGGAAGATCCAGCAGGGTGCCACGACGACCTCGGTGAGCGCGTTGCACAGGTTGAGATAGCCGAACCACTTGGGGAAGACGCGATTCTTGTCGAGCAGGATCGCGGCCATCCAGATCAGCGAGCCGATCAGAAAGACCCCCATGGTTCCGTCGAAAGACAGGAAGGCGAAGTCGTAGAGCCAGCCGACCGCTTCGGGGTCACGCTCGGGCCGCAGCGTCCCCACGATCAGCGCGATGTTGAGCAGGAGCATGCCGGGAATCGCGCTGAGCGAGTAGATGATCAGATATGAATAAGCGAACGCCGGGCTGACCGACATTCGCCGCATCGA
This genomic interval from Mycobacterium sp. SMC-2 contains the following:
- a CDS encoding cytochrome C oxidase subunit IV family protein gives rise to the protein MEIKFNKRLLAVWVILASLTLGYLWIDHWAAGSLKSSAVVTSSVIVIALIKVRIIFREFMEVRNAPVLLCRLTDAWVVVMAAALLGCYFVGMNL
- a CDS encoding cytochrome c oxidase subunit 3 family protein translates to MTDLADKNGRARFVPGQPDMWAFVLFETLVFTGYFGFYLFYRARSPELFLHSQAQLDLRIGVLNTLVLLLSSWSVARCVQSARAGAYRAALRDVFITAAFATVFLLFKVFEWVRLVRMGNGLDSNDFFTYYFFLTGIHFVHLLIGFVALGIVVYQLRSPARRSQELVETCATYWHTVDFLWVLIFALLYVVR
- a CDS encoding cytochrome P450 — encoded protein: MSDYESIDFFTDPSLVPDPHPYFDYLRSQNPVLRLPHHGVVAVTGYEEATEVYKDPDTFSNIVALGGPFPPLPFVPEGDDISPQIDQHRSYFPMNEHMVTMDPPEHTKARSVLAKLLTPSRLKQNEEFMWRLADRQLDEFLGIGECEFIAEYSKPFATLVIADLLGVPEEDHKEFRTVLGADRPGARVGALDHESVGINPLEWLDDKFCNYIEDRRREPRNDVLTSLASAKYPDGSTPPVIEVVRSATFLFAAGQETTAKLLSAALQVLGDRQDIQQELREDRSLIPAFIEESLRMDSPVKSDSRLARRATTIGGVDIPVGTVVMVLPGAANRDPRRFENPHEFDLHRKNVREHMAFARGVHSCPGGPLARVEGRVSIERLLDRMSHIEIDEAHHGPAGERHYTYEPTYILRGLSELHLTFSTADAVAIAG